Within Psychrobacter sp. AH5, the genomic segment GCCGGGCAACCAAGACCCCCCGCCCCAATCATCACTATACGCGAAGACTTTAGCCGCAATTGAGCTTCGATATCCCAGCCCTCAAGCAAGACTTGCCGGGCATAACGCATCAACTCATCATCGGTTAAGAACGGATTATCTGTTGCCTGAGTCATATTTATTACCAAAGTAAGATGTTAATAAAAAGCATAAAAAAATAATTAGCTAAGCTGACCAAGAGTGACCCTATCATTACCGCCATAATCTTGCACTGTCGCCACCGACTCAAAGCCTGCTTTATTAAACAAATCTCTAACCGCTGCGCCTTGCTCAAAGCCATGCTCAATCGCTAATAATCCAGCCCCTTGCAAATAATTAGGCGCTTGCTCGACGATATGTTCAATATCGGCTAAGCCTTTATTAGCTGCACTCAAAGCGCTGATAGGCTCAGCTTTTAACCCTTGCAAGTGCTTATCACTTTCATCGATATAAGGCGGATTGGAGACGATAATATCAAAGCGCTTATCTGCCTCGCGCGATAGCTGCTCGTACCAGCTACTCTTTATAAATTCAACGGTAGTGTTATTAGCCGCAGCATTATGACGCGCAACCTTTAGCGCCTCGGTAGACAGATCAACGGCGACCACTTGCCAGTTTGACGGTTTTAGCTCATGAGCCAAACTAATAGCAATACAGCCTGTACCCGTACCCAAATCAAGGAGGCGTTTTGGTGAATTATCAGGTGCTTGCGCCTTTATCCAATCAAGCGCTTGCTCAACCAAAATCTCGGTATCCGGTCTGGGTATTAAAGTATGCTTATTAACCCTAAAATCAAGCGACCAGAATGCTTGGCTTCCGGTCAAATAAGCAAGCGGCGTCCCTTGCTGCATCTGTTCAATACCAGCGTTAAACTGCGCAAGCTCGCTATCGGTAAGCGGATAATTCTCCTCAGTCAATAAAGATAGCGCAGGCTTATCGATAACGTATAATAGCCAATCAGTCAGCCAAAATGTCGGTACAGCTAGCGCTTTAGATAGCTGCAAGGCGTCATTTTTGATCTGCTTTATAGTT encodes:
- the prmC gene encoding peptide chain release factor N(5)-glutamine methyltransferase — its product is MSAPQVEKKTIKQIKNDALQLSKALAVPTFWLTDWLLYVIDKPALSLLTEENYPLTDSELAQFNAGIEQMQQGTPLAYLTGSQAFWSLDFRVNKHTLIPRPDTEILVEQALDWIKAQAPDNSPKRLLDLGTGTGCIAISLAHELKPSNWQVVAVDLSTEALKVARHNAAANNTTVEFIKSSWYEQLSREADKRFDIIVSNPPYIDESDKHLQGLKAEPISALSAANKGLADIEHIVEQAPNYLQGAGLLAIEHGFEQGAAVRDLFNKAGFESVATVQDYGGNDRVTLGQLS